The following is a genomic window from Dermatophilaceae bacterium Soc4.6.
CCATGCCGTGGTCCCTTCCGTAGAGGTGGTGGTTGTCCTCGGGAGGCGCCTGCGGCGACCTACCCGTCCTGGCGTCACGACGCACCTCGCCGGCGAGCTGGGTGAGGACCACCCGGCATACCGGACCAACCGTGGTGCGCGCCGCTTCGGAGGGTGCTCCCGGACGGGAGCGATCTCGTCAGACGGACTTGACGCGCGAATTCGGCCCCGGCTGCGAGCAGACGGGTGCCGTGCCGCCCATGCTACGGCGTCGGGGCGCGCCACCGGTAATCGCTTAGGGTCAGGGGCATGGATACGTGGTGGTCGGTCACCCCGGCCCTGCTCATCCTGGCCGGGCTGGTGCTGGTGCCCGGTCTCGCCATGTCCTACGCCATCGGGCTGCGTGGACTGGTCGGGTGGGGGCTCGCTCCCACCCTGGGCCTGACCGTGCTCGCGGTCAGCCCCATCGCCGCCCGGCTGCTGTCGGTGCCGTGGTCGGTGGGGGCGTGGGCCACGGGCGCCGTGACCTTCGTCGCGCTCGCCTTGTTCGTCGGGCTGTGTCTGCGCCTGGGCTGGCAGGCAGCTCGACGTGCGCGACCCCCCAAGGCCCGACTCGACTCCCCCGCCACGCTGGGTCTGGCCCTGCTCGGGGTGCTGCTCGGCGCGGCCGCGACCCTCTCGGCGGTGCTCCCCGGCATCAGCGACCCGGGTGAGCTCGTCGACAGCACCGACGTCGTCGCCCACCTCAACCGGCTGCGGGCCTTCGTCGACAGCGGCTCCTTCTCGTCGATCGGGCCGCCGAGCACCTATCCCAGCGGCTTCCACGACCTCGCCGGCACGGCGGTGCTGGCGGTGCCCGGGCTCGGGCTCACCACGGCCGCCAACCTCACCGCCGTCGTCGCCGCGAGCATCTTCTGGCCCCTCGGGGCGGTGGCGCTCGCCCGCCAGGCCCTCGGTCGGCGGCCGGTCGTCCTGCTCGGCGCAGGTCTGGTCAGCGCCGGCCTCAGCCTGTTCCCCTACCTGCTCCTCGGCTGGGGGGTGCTGTGGCCCAACCTGCTGGGCACCGCCCTGCTGCCCGGCGTGCTGGGTCCCGCCCTCATCGCCACGCGCACGATCGACGGTCCCGGCACGGGGGCCGTCACGGCCCAGCGCAGCACCCTCGCGGCCGCGACGCTGCTCGCGCTCCCGGGGCTGACGCTGGCCCACCCCAATGCGCTCGTCTCGCTCGGCATGCTCGTCGTCGTCGGCGCCCTCACCACCTACGCCGTCCGGGCCACCACGACGACCGGTCGAGCCCGCCGACGGGCCGCCGGCCTGGGGCTGCTGCTGCTGGCCGTCGGTTTCGCCGGGCTGCTCGCCGTCCCCCGCCTGTCGCAGCAGGTCGCCGACACCGCCAGCTACGACTGGGCAGGGGGGGTCCCCCTCACGCAGGCGCTGCACGAGGTCGGGCTCCTGGGCCTGCAGCTGCACGCCCAACCCGTCCTGGCACTGCTCGGTCTCGTCGGTCTCGTGACCTGCGCTCGTCGCCGACGCCTGCGGTGGATGGTGTCGACCTGGGCCTTCTGCGTGCTGCTCTTCGTCCTCGCCGCCACGAGCCGATCACCGGTCGGCGTCCTGCTCACGGGTTACTGGTACAACGACAAGGTGCGCCTGGCCTCGCTGGCGGCCGTGCCGATCCTGCTGCTCGTGACGGCGGGGCTGGCCGTGTTCACCCGGCTGGGCGCACGTGGCCTCGCCCACGTCGGCAGGGCGTCGACCGACGTCGCCGCCGCACGGACCCGGCGGTCCGTCGCCACGGGCGCCACCCTCGCGCTGCTCCTCGGTGGGACGGTCGGGCTCGCCCACGCCGACACGACGGGCATCGTCTCCCGCTACTACCACCCGCCCGCCACACCGCAGACCCTGCTCACGCCCATCGAGGCGGGTGAGCTGACCGCGCTCGCGCGCAGCATCCCCGCAGGCGTCGTGACGGCAGACGTGCCGGCCAACGGATCGGGCCTGCTCTATGCGCTCACCGGGCGCGAGGTGCTCTACACCTCGCTGCTGCTCGATCCCGACAAGAACCGGCAGGTCGTGGCCGAGCACCTCTCCGAGGTCACCACCCGGCCCGACGTCTGCGACGCCGCGAGGCGACTGCGGGTGCAGTACGCCGTGACCGCCAGCGTGCGGTACTGGCTCAGCCTCGACGACCGTACCCTCGGGATCAGCTCGATCAGCTCGACCACGCCCGGCTTCACCCTCGTGGCGGAGGAGGGCCGCTACCGCCTCTGGCGGATTGACGCCTGCGGCTTCGGCGGCGACCCGACCGCGGCCGGCTGACCGACTCCCGCGGGCTCGGGTGGAGGCTGGTGGCGACGCCGCAGCAACGGCTTCTCGACGAGGAACCAGCTGGCGAACGCCAGCGGCAGCGTGACGACGGCCGCAGCCAGCACGAAGACCGGCAGCGGCGCCCGGACGAGCGCCGTCAGGGCCAGCAGCTGCTGCACCGGGAAGGCGTAGATGTAGACGCCGTAGGAGAGGTCGTCGGGCATCCGCCACCGGGGGGCCCGCAGGTGCGCCCCCAGACCGATGACCGCGTAGGCGAGCAGCAGGGCTCCGGGCAGCCGGTAGTCGGGCAGCCACAGGCAGGCGACGAAGGCCGAAGAGGCGCCGGCGACGAGCCCGGGGGTGACTGGCAGGCGGTCACGCATCGCGTGCAGCACCATCCCGGCGGCGAACATCATCGTCAGCCGGCCGAGCTCGGTCGGCGCCGACCCGTGCACCAGACCGAGGGCGACCAGGCCCGACCAGCCGCTGGCCACGAGGAAGACGACCACGGAGGTCGAGCGGTGTCGCATCAGGCCGAGGACACCCAGCAGCAGGACCCCGAGGTAGCACCCGACCTCCCACTGCAAGGTCCAGATCGAGCCGTTCCACGCCCCCGGGTAGGGGACCGACGACGGAGTGCCGGCGATGTCGAACTGCACGAGCGCCAGGCCCGTGCTCGAGGCGACGTAGGTCGTCGCGGAGCGCAGGTAGGCGGCGAGGCCCACGTGCTGGTGACCGAAAAGCAGGCCCAGCGGGGCGATGACCGCTGCCGTGACGGTCAGGCACACGAGGTAGGCCGGCATGATCCGCAGCCCCCGCGAGCGCAGGAACGCGACGAGGTCGGGACGACGCACCCAGCTGCCCGCGATCAGGAAGCCCGAGACGGCGAAGAACCCGTCGACGGGGCCGTCGGCCAGCAGGTGGGCGAGCTGGTGGGTGACCGGGCCCGCCCGGAAGTCCCGGCCGGTCAGGGGGTAGGAGTGCCAGAGCAGCACGGCCGCAGCGAGCACCAGGCGCACCGTGTTGAGGCCGTTGGCCCGGGGGTCGAGCACCTCGCCGAGGACCGGCCGGCCGGCCACCCGGCGCGGCGGCATACGGGGGGCAGCGTCTGCCCCGGACGGGCTCGGCGCTCGCCGCCTCAGCGACACGACGGCGTACGCGACCCCGCACCCGAGCAGGACCGCGAACCACCCGACATCAACCAGCCCCACATCCCTCACTCTAGGGTGACGACCATGTCCCTCGCGCCCTCCTCACCCGTCTTCGACCCCGAGCCGCTGGTCGACCGGATGCGGTCCTTCGGCACGACCATCTTCGCCGAGATGTCGGCGCTGGCGGTCGAGACCGGGGCGATCAACCTCGGGCAGGGGTTCCCCGACACCGACGGCCCCCCGCAGCTGCTGGCCGCTGCGGTGGCGGCGATCGAGGGAGGGCGCAACCAGTACCCCCCGGGGCCCGGGGTGCCGGAGCTGCTCGAGGCGATCGCCGAGCACCAGCGCCGGTTCTACGGTCTCGACCTCGACCCGAGGCGCGAGGTGCTGGTGACGGCGGGAGCGACCGAGGGCATCGCCGCGGTCGTCCTGGCCCTGTGCGAGCCCGGTGACGAGGTCGTCACCTTCGAGCCCTACTACGACTCGTATGCCGCGACGATCGCTCTGGCCGGGGCGACGCGTCGGACCTCGGTGCTGCGGTTTCCCGACTTCGGCGTCGACGAGGCCTCGCTGCGGGCCGCCTTCTCCAGCCGGACGCGGCTGGTGCTGCTCAACACCCCGCACAACCCGACGGGCAAGGTCTTCACCCGGGCCGAGCTCGAGCTGGTGTGCCGGCTCGCCCGCGAGCACGACGCCTGGGTGGTGACCGACGAGGTCTACGAGCACCTCGTCTTCGACGGGGTCGAGCACGTGCCGGTGGCGACGCTGCCGGGGATGCGCGAGCGCACCATCACGATCTCGTCGGCCGGCAAGACCTTCTCGGCGACGGGGTGGAAGGTCGGCTGGGTGACCGGCCCAGCGGCGGCGGTAGCGGCGGCGCGCACGGTCAAGCAGTTCCTCACCTACGTCGCCTCAGGCCCCTTCCAGCCGGCCGTGGCGACGGCGCTCGGGCTCGGCGACGAGGTCTACGCCGGGCTCGCGTCGCGCTTGCAGCACGGCCGGGACCTGCTCACGCAGGGGCTGGAAGCGGCCGGCCTGACCGTCTCGCGCCCCGCCGGCACCTACTTCGTCATCGCGGACGCCGCCCCGCTCGGGGCCACCGACGCCCTGACGTTCTGCCGCGAGCTCCCCGCCCGGTGCGGGGTCGTCGGGGTGCCGGTGTCGGTGTTCCACGACGACGTGGACGCGGCGCGCACGCTGGTGCGGTTCGCCTTCTGCAAGCGCGACGAGGTGCTGACCGAGGCCGCCACCCGGCTCGCGAACCTGCGTCGCCCGTAGGCCGACCGACCCTGCACGACCGTCGTCCCCATCCCCTGCCCGTCGTGCCGTCCTCCACAGGCGACAGCGCGCGGGCTGTCCCCCGGGGGGTGCGGCCCGCGAGCCTGTCGGCCATGACCACCTGGCCCCTCCTGCCTCTCCTCGTCTCCGCCGTCTCCGTCGCGTCGGGGCTCAGCGCACCGCCCACCCCGGTCACGCTCGCCCCGTCGCCTGTCACCGCCTCGGTGAGCCAGAGCCAGCCGGCCGCCCTCTCGCGCGGCGCGGTGGCCTCACCGTCGGGACTGCCTGGGCGGGCCAGCGCCCACTGGCTCTACCCGCTCGCGCCCCGACCGCGTGTCGTCGCGCGCTTCTCCGCCCCCTCGGGCCCGTATGCCGCCGGGCACCGCGGCGTCGACCTCACCTCCGCGGTGGGGTCGGTCGTCCACGCCCCGACGGGTGGCACGGTCAGCTTCTCCGGGGTGGTCGCCGGACGCCACGTGCTGGTGGTCAGCCACCCGGGTGGACTGCGCAGCACGTTCGAGCCGGTCTCGGGCACGGTGCCGGTGGGCACCGTGGTCGAGCAGGGGGGCGACGTGGGCACGGTCGACGCCGGAGCGGGTCACTGCTCCCCCGCCACCTGCGTGCACTGGGGGGTCCTGCGCGGGGCGACCTACCTCGACCCCCTCCAGTTCGTCAGGTCATCGCGGGTGATCCTGCTGCCGCTCACGCCCTGACCGGCCCTGACCGACCTCACGGTGTGGGAGGCTCGGTCAGGCGCCGGTGGGCCACGGCGACGCCGTGCAGCCCTCGAGCGACTTCGTCTGCTGGACCATGACGGGGGCCGGCCTGCCCCGGGCGGGGCACGAGACGTGCCCGTGGCCCAGACCGTGGCCGACCTCGTGGCTGATGAGGTAGGTGCGGTAGTCGGCGAGGTCGCGACCAAAGGTCTCGGAGCCGTGCATCCAGCGCGTGAGGTTGAGCACCGACCGCGAGCCGTTCCAGCACGAGACCTGCTGGATCGTGACGTTGAGCGGGGCGCACAGCCTCGCGGTCGGGCTGGGGCTCGCGAGGGTGACCCGCACGTCGACGGCGACCCCGGAGGCCAGCTGCTGCGGGCTGACCGGCACGAGGCGCACACCGTCCTCGGTCTGCCATCCCCGCCGGTCGGTGAGCACGGTCATCACCGTGCGGGCGAACTCGGGGGACGACACCGGCAGCCCACCCTCGACCTCGACCGAGTAGCGCACGGTGCGGACCGTGCTCGCCACGGGGCCGCTGGGGATCGCCAGTGTCCCGAGCCTTCCCGTGCCCGCGTTGGGGACTGACAGGCGCGTGGTGTCGGGGGCGGGGGTGTCGCTGCCGTCGTCGGTGACGGGCCCGCACTGGCGGTCGGACCGGGGCCGCGACCGGTGGTCGGCGCCGTCGCTGGGATGGACCCGGGTGCGCGCGCACCCACCCGAGCGGCCAGGTCGGCCCCAGTGGCTGCCGGGCTGTTGCCCCCCCAACCGGTCAGCGGTGAGCGCGGTGACGTCGGTGGGGCTCTCGAGGGCCCGGGCCAGCACGGTGCCGACGAGCAGGACGCCCACCGCCAGCAGGGCAGACCGCCGGCGGCGCACCTGCTGGCGTCGCACCATCGCCGCCCGTCGACCGGCACCGGACCGACCGGGTGCGGGCCTCGGCTCGCTCTGGATGCCGCTCATCGGGGCTGGTCTCCGCACGGTCGGAAATCACCGCCGGGTGCTCGTGCCCCGGGTCGGTGCTCTCTCACCATTCTGGGGCGCACCGCCGCGACTCGGGACGCACCCGTCGGAGACGGTGTGTCGTCCGTCCGCACCGACCGCGACGTGCGGTCACGCACGGGGGTGGGCCTGGGCGTAGGACCGACGCAGTCGCTCGACCGACACGTGGGTGTAGATCTGGGTGGTCGCGAGGCTGGCGTGCCCGAGCAGCTCCTGCACCATCCGCAGATCGGCGCCCCCCTCGAGCAGGTGGGTGGCGGCGCTGTGGCGCAGACCGTGCGGGCCGAGGTCGGGTGCCGACGGCACGTGCGCCAGCAGGAGGTGCACGACCTCCCGCACCTGCCGCGGGTCGACCCGCCGACCGCGGCGTCCGAGGAAGAGCGCCGGACCGCTGGTCGCTGAGGCCAGCTCACCCCGGCGGGCCAGCCAGCCCGCGAGCGCCGTGCGCGCCGGGATGCCGAAGGGCACGGTGCGCTCCTTGCTCCCCTTGCCCATGACGCGTACGAGGTCGGAGCCCAGGTCGAGGTCGTCGACGTCGAGCGAGACCAGCTCTCCGACCCGGATGCCGCTCGCGTAGAGCAGCTCGAGCATCGCCCGGTTGCGCACGTGCACCGGGTCGTCGTCGTCCGCCGCCATCGCGGCTACCTCGAGCAGGTCGCGGGCCTCAGCCGCCTGGAGCACACCGGGCAGGGTGGCCGACCGTCGCGGGGCGAGCAGCCGCAGCGAGGGGTCGGTGGGGATCCTCTCCGTGCGCGCGGCCCACCGCAGGAAGCTGCGGACCGAGGCCGCCCGGCGGGCCACGCTCGAGCGGGCGCCGCCCTCCCGCGACAGCGACGCGAGCCAGGCTCTCAGGTCGCCCAGATCGAGGTCGGAGACCTCCTGCCTGCCACGGTGGTCAGCCGCCCAGGCCAGCAGGTGACGCACGTCGCCGACGTAGGCCCGGCAGGTGTGCACCGAGCGTCCGCGCTCGGCCCGCAGGTGTCGCTCGAAGTCGGCCACGAGCTGCGCGGTCCCCCCGGACAGGTGAGGGCCCTCCTGCGGCCCGATGCCAACGCCGACGTCAACGCCGGCGGCGGTCGGGACGTCAGCGTGTTCGGTCACGCCGACACCGTCGCAAACGGGGAGGCCGCAGGCAAGCACCGCCGCGGATCGGCGCCGATCTCGTCCGCCGGCGCACCCCGCCCATCCGATCCCCGCGTCACGACCTGATTGGTCATCAGCAGTCCTCAGCACCCTCATCAGTCCTCAGCGCCCTCGGCAGTCCTCACCGTCGCCGTGGTGCAGGCACCTTCTGCCACGCCCCGTCGGCGCGTCGCACCAGCCCCCGCAGCTCGAGACGCGGCAGGGCGGCCAGGACCGCGGAGGGGGCCAGACCGGCGGCGACAGCGATGTCGGCCGCAGACGCGGCGCGGCGCACCGGCACCAGCGCGTAGACCTGGGTCTCGACGGGGCCGAGGTCGTCGTGGGGCTGGACGGGACCACGCTTGCGGGTGGCCGCGTCGAGGCCGTACTCCCCCACCAGGTCGACCACCTCTTCGACGTCGGTCACGATCACGGCCTTGCCCTCTCGAGCGGCCTGGTGGCAGCCAGCCGAGACCATCGAGGTCACCGGGCCCGGCACCACCCCCACCGGACGCCCGAGGCTCTCGGCGATGCCCGCCGTGTGCAGCGAGCCCGACCGCAGGCCGGCCTCGACCACCACGGTCCCGGTGCTGATCGCCGCGATGATCCGGTTGCGCAACAGGAAGCGCGGGCGGGTCGGAGCCGCACCCGCCGGCACCTCGGCCACCAGCGCACCGCTCTCGGCGATGGCGCCGATCAGGCGTGAGTGGGCGACGGGGTAGGGCCGGTCGAGGCCGCCGGCGAGGACCGCCACGGTGGGTCCGTCGACCGCGAGCGCGCCGCGGTGGGCTGCACCGTCGATGCCGTAGGCCGCGCCCGAGACGACCGTGAAACCGTGCCCGGCCAGGCCCGCCCCGAGGTCAGAGGCCAGCGTCTCGCCGTAGCGGGTGCTGGCCCTGGCGCCCACCAGCGACACCGACCGCCGGGCCACCCCTGCCAGGTCGAGAGGGCCGCGGACCCAGAGGCAGTAGGGGATGAGCGCCAGGTCGTCGAGACCCCCCGGCCAGTCGACGTCACCCGGGCAGACCACCCGGGTCCCGGCCCGGGCGGCGGCGGCGAGGTCGTGGTCGACGTCAGCGCGCTCGGCCCGGGCCCTCACGGTCTCGGGCACGCTCGGGTCGCCGGCCCGCACGAGCTCGGCCGCGTCGACCGGGCCCAGGGTCTCGACCAGCTTGCGCACCCGCAGGTCGTCGGACTCGGCCCACCGGCTCCACGCCGCGCGCGCCCACCGCTCGGCGTCGGTCGCCTCGGCGGGCACCGTCGTCACCGCACTCATGCTGCGACCTCGCGGTCGTCGTTCTTCATCCCGATCGCCTGACCGACGTCGTCGGCCCCGGGCACGTCGGCCCCTCGCAGGTCGGCGATCGTCCAGGCCAGCCGCAGGCACCGGTCATAGGCACGCATGGTGAAGGTGCCGCGATCGAGCGCCCGGTCGAGGTCGCGGGTGACGTGCGCGGTGAGCCGGAAGCGGCGCTCGCGCAGCACCGGAGCAGGGACGTGGGCGTTGAGCCGGGCCCCGGTGCCCGTCCACCGACCGGCAGCCACCGCCCTCGCCCCCGCGACCCGGGCGGCGACCACGGCGGTGGACTCCCCCGGCTCGAGGGCCAGGGCCGCCCGCGAGACCGCCGGCACGTGGACGGAGATGTCGATGCGGTCGAGCAGTGGGCCCCTGAGCCGGCTGCCGTAGCTGACCCGGCTGATCGGCGAGCACCGGCAGCGCTCGCCCTTGCCCGAGCCCATGCCGCACGGGCAGGGGTTCGCAGCGAGCACCAGCTGGAAGCGGCAGGGGAAGCGGTGCAGACCACCCAACCGGGTCACGGTGACGGTGCCCGACTCCAGCGGCTGCCGCAGCGACTGCAGGACGTCACGGCGGAACTCCGGCGCCTCGTCCATGAAGAGCACCCCGTGATGGGCGGAGGTCACGGCCCCGGGGATGATCTGAGCGCGGCTGCCTCCGCCGACGAGAGAGGTCATCGAGGCCCCGTGGTGCGGCGCCACGAACGGCGGCCGGCGCTGCAGCCGCGTCGGGGCCCCGAGCGTACCGAGCACGGACGCCACCGCCGTGACCTCCATCGCCTGCTCGTCGTCGAGCAGCGGGAGCAGCCCGGGCAGTCGCTCGGCCAGCATCGTCTTGCCCGCGCCCGGCGGGCCCACGAGGTAGAGGTGATGACCCCCCGCGGCAGCGACCTCGAGTGCGTGCCGACCCTCGAGCTGGCCGGTGACGTCGACGAGGTCCGGTGCGACGACCTCGTGCTGGACCGCCCCCAGAGGCTCGTCAACGGGTCGCGGTCGCCCGCCGACCTTCAGGACCTCATAGCGGTGGACCAGCTCTGACAGGTGCGCCACCGGGTGGACGGCCACCCCGGTGACCAGGCGGGCCTCGGCCGCGTTGGCGACCGGCACGACGACGTGGCGCACCCCGGCCCTGGCCGCCTCGAGCACCAGCGGCATCACGCCCCTCACGGGTCGCACGCTGCCGTCGAGGCCCAGCTCGCCGATGTGAACGACCTCGGCCACCACCTGCTGGTCGACGGTGCCCGACGCGACGAGTGCCGCGACGCAGATGGCCAGGTCGAAGCCCGAGCCGCACTTGGGCACCGAGGCCGGCGACAGGTTGACCGTGACGCGTCGCTGCGCGAGGGGGTGCTCGCTGTTGGTCGCGGCGGCCCGCACGCGGTCCGACGACTGGGCGCAGGCGCGGTCGGGGTTGCCACTGACCTGGAACGCGGGCAGCCCGCTGGACACGTCGACCTCGACGTCGACGAGGAAACCGCGCAGGCCCAGCAGGCCCACGGCGCGCGTGCGCCCGAGGGTCACGCCCCCACCCCCACCAGGTGCTCGACGGTGCAGACCCCTCGGCGCGGACGCAGGATCCCGATGACGTCGATCCGCACGTCGCCGACGTGGGTGTCCTGCTGTGCCAGCCAGGCCGCAGCCAGTCGCCGGAGCCGGGCGAGCTTGGCCACGGTCACCGCCTCCACGGGCGAGCCGAACGTGGTCCCCCGACGGGTCTTGACCTCGCAGACCACGAGGCAGTCACCATCGAGCGCGACGATGTCGACCTCACCCGCCCGGCAGCGCCAGTTGCGGGCGAGCACGGTGAAGCCGTGCTCGCGCAGGTAGCGCTCGGCCAGACGCTCGCCGTAGCGAGCGAGGGTCGCGCGAGCAGATGGCGGCGTGGCGGTCGACGGGTTGGCAGGGGTGGTGGTGGTCATGGGCGCAACCCTCGCGCCCGGGCCGCCGCCACGACAGACCCTCTCGTGGACCCTGTGGACGAGCTCAGGACCCCCGGGGGTTGGGGACCGACCAGCCCGGCCGGCGGCGGAAGGTCAGGTTCAGGAGGGCAGCTCGAGGTCGCTCTTGGGCAGCTCCTCGATGTTGACGTCCTTGAAGGTCACGACGCGCACGTTCTTGACGAACCGGGCCGGTCGGTAGATGTCCCACACCCAGGCATCACTCATGGTCACGTCGAAGAAGACCTCCCCGCCGTCGGAGCGCACCTTCATCTCGACCGAGTTGCACAGGTAGAAGCGCCGCTCGGTCTCGACGACGTGGGTGAACAGCCCCACGACGTCGCGGTACTCGCGATAGAGCTGCAGCTCCATCTCGGTCTCGTACTTCTCGAGGTCCTCGCTACTCATGACCGGCTCTTGACCTCTTCGTGTCGACTGTGGCGTGGCCCACTCGCCTGCTCGACGGTGGCCACCGGGGAAGGTGCGGGGGGCAGCCCCGGGAGGCCGTCACCAAGTTCTACCACCTGGGTGGCTGCTCGCTCCGGCAGGCGCCACGACAGCCGGTGGTGGGCACTCGGACCGTGCTCGCGCAGCGCCGCCATGTGGTCGGGCGCGGCATACCCCTTGTTGACCTCCCAGCCGTAGGACGGGTGGTCGCGGTGGTGGCCCACCATCAGGGCATCGCGTTCGACCTTCGCCAGCACCGACGCCGCCGCCACCGACGAGCAGGTCAGATCGGCCTTGACGATCGTGGTCACGGGCGGCACGCGGGGACCGTCGTCGTCGGTGAAGGCGAAGAGACCGACCCCGCCCGGCGGGGTGAGCCAGTCGTGGTTGCCGTCGAGGATCACGAGGTCGGGCACGACCCCCGTCGCGGCGATCGCCTCGAGGGCCCGCAGCCCGGCCAGGCGCAGGCCACCCATGATGCCTCGCTCGTCGATCTCGGTCGGCGACGCATGACCGACGGCGTAGGCCAGGGCCCAGCGACGCAGGGGCGCCACCATGGAGACTCGGCGGGCCGGGGTGAGCAGCTTGGAGTCCTTGACCCCTGGGGGGGCCGACCGGCAGGTCTCGTCGACGACGACGACCCCGACGCTGACCGGCCCGGCGAGCGCACCACGCCCGACCTCGTCCACCCCGGCGAGCACGCGGTGACCCGAGCGCTGGAACGACCGCTCCACCCGCAGCGACGGTCGCCGACCCGCGCTCACGGCGCCGACGACACCGAGGGCTTGGGGGTGCTGCTCGGCGACAGGTTGGGGATCTTGGCGTAGATGCCCGACGGGACCGACAACCACCGCACGTGGTCGATGGGCCAGACGATGGTCACGGCGCGGCCGGTGATGTCGGCGATCGGCACCGAGCCCTTCGCTCCCGTGCCGTCGTCGTGGAAGCGGCTGTCGGCGGAGTCACCGCGGTGGTCGCCCATCACCCACACCCGGCCCGCTGGCACGGTGATGTCGAAGGGCGTGAAGTTGCCGTTCGGCACGTCGCCGGTCTTGACGTAGGTCTCGGTGATGGGCGCCCCGTTGACCGTGATCCTGCCGCCACCGGCGGGACCCACGATGTGGTCACCGGGCAGTCCGATGACGCGCTTGATGAGGTGGTCGTCGGACTCGTCGGGCAGCAGGCCGATGAACTGCAGCCCACGGTGGACGGTACCGCGCAGCCCCGGCTGGTCGACGGTCGGCACGGCGGGCAGCCAGTGGTCGGGGTCCTGGAAGACGACGATGTCACCGCGCTGCAGGTCGACCGGCCCGGGGGTGAGCTTGCTGACGATCACCCGGTCGTCCTTGACGAGGGTGTTCTCCATCGAGGCCGACGGGATGTAGAACGCCTGGATCAGCCACGTCTTGACCACGAACGACAGGACGACGGCCATCACCGCGATGATGAGGATCTCGCGCAGCCCACCGAGGATGTTGTCGATGAGACCGGCGAAACCGCCGCCCTCGCGGCCGGGGTCGTCGAGGTCGGACTCGTCCAGATCGTCGTCGTCGTAGCCCTGCGGACCGTCCAGCTCGGTGCCCTGCGGCTCGTCCACCCCGAGGGTCGTGGCGAGCCGCCGGCCCTCCGGGTCGCGGGCGTCGGGTTCGTGGGTCTCGTGCGGCATCGTCAGGGACCAGCTCCGGGCGCAGGGATGGTGGACAGGGGACCGGGCCCGCCGAGACTGCCCAGCCGACCGAGCGGCCAGTATCGCACCGACACCTGACCGATCACGTCACCGAGGTCGACCATGCCGCCTCCGGGGAGCCCGAGGTAGGACCGTGAGTCGCTGGAGGTGCTGCGGTGGTCGCCCATCACCCAGATCGCCCCGGCGGGCACGATCACGTCGAAGGTGACGCTGCTCGGGGCGTCTCCACCGAAGACGTAGGGCTCGTCGACCGGCACACCGTTGACCACCAGCTTGCCTGCAGAGCAGCAGGTCACCCGGTCGCCCGGCAGGCCGACGACCCGCTTGACGTAGTCGGTGCCCGAGTCGAGGCTCAGGGCGCCCACCACCGAGCGGGCCAGGCGGGCCAGCTGCCCGCCGTCACCCTCCCCGAGGAAGGCGTGTCGGCCGTCGAAGACGACGATGTCGCCGCGGTGGAGGTCGGCGCCGTGCACGAGGCGGTTGACGAGCACCCGCTCACCGGGCTCGATGGTCGGCTGCATGGAGCCCGTGGGCACGGCGAACGACTGCACCAGCAGGCTGCGCACGAGCACGACGACCACCACCGCGGCCACGCCCACGAGCCACAGGGACCGCCGACGCCTGCCCCTGCCGGACCGGCCGGCAGCAAACCCGGAGACGCCGGACGCCGACGCGCCCACGAGGTCGTCGTGGCCGGTCGGCGTCGGGTCGATGGGTCCTACTTGGAGACCTTGGCCTTGGCACCCTTGACCGGGATGTTGTCGCGCTTCTCCTTGATCTTGGCCGCCTTGCCGCGCAGGTCGCGCAGGTAGTACAGCTTGGCGCGACGCACGTCACCGCGGGTGACGACCTCGATCTTGTCGATGATCGGCGTGTGCAGCGGGAAGGTGCGCTCCACCCCGACACCGAAGGAGACCTTGCGGACCGTGAAGGTCTCGCCGATTCCTC
Proteins encoded in this region:
- a CDS encoding DUF2469 domain-containing protein, which codes for MSSEDLEKYETEMELQLYREYRDVVGLFTHVVETERRFYLCNSVEMKVRSDGGEVFFDVTMSDAWVWDIYRPARFVKNVRVVTFKDVNIEELPKSDLELPS
- the dprA gene encoding DNA-processing protein DprA, with product MTTVPAEATDAERWARAAWSRWAESDDLRVRKLVETLGPVDAAELVRAGDPSVPETVRARAERADVDHDLAAAARAGTRVVCPGDVDWPGGLDDLALIPYCLWVRGPLDLAGVARRSVSLVGARASTRYGETLASDLGAGLAGHGFTVVSGAAYGIDGAAHRGALAVDGPTVAVLAGGLDRPYPVAHSRLIGAIAESGALVAEVPAGAAPTRPRFLLRNRIIAAISTGTVVVEAGLRSGSLHTAGIAESLGRPVGVVPGPVTSMVSAGCHQAAREGKAVIVTDVEEVVDLVGEYGLDAATRKRGPVQPHDDLGPVETQVYALVPVRRAASAADIAVAAGLAPSAVLAALPRLELRGLVRRADGAWQKVPAPRRR
- a CDS encoding tyrosine recombinase XerC codes for the protein MSGGTAQLVADFERHLRAERGRSVHTCRAYVGDVRHLLAWAADHRGRQEVSDLDLGDLRAWLASLSREGGARSSVARRAASVRSFLRWAARTERIPTDPSLRLLAPRRSATLPGVLQAAEARDLLEVAAMAADDDDPVHVRNRAMLELLYASGIRVGELVSLDVDDLDLGSDLVRVMGKGSKERTVPFGIPARTALAGWLARRGELASATSGPALFLGRRGRRVDPRQVREVVHLLLAHVPSAPDLGPHGLRHSAATHLLEGGADLRMVQELLGHASLATTQIYTHVSVERLRRSYAQAHPRA
- a CDS encoding YraN family protein, with translation MTTTTPANPSTATPPSARATLARYGERLAERYLREHGFTVLARNWRCRAGEVDIVALDGDCLVVCEVKTRRGTTFGSPVEAVTVAKLARLRRLAAAWLAQQDTHVGDVRIDVIGILRPRRGVCTVEHLVGVGA
- a CDS encoding ribonuclease HII — its product is MSAGRRPSLRVERSFQRSGHRVLAGVDEVGRGALAGPVSVGVVVVDETCRSAPPGVKDSKLLTPARRVSMVAPLRRWALAYAVGHASPTEIDERGIMGGLRLAGLRALEAIAATGVVPDLVILDGNHDWLTPPGGVGLFAFTDDDGPRVPPVTTIVKADLTCSSVAAASVLAKVERDALMVGHHRDHPSYGWEVNKGYAAPDHMAALREHGPSAHHRLSWRLPERAATQVVELGDGLPGLPPAPSPVATVEQASGPRHSRHEEVKSRS
- a CDS encoding YifB family Mg chelatase-like AAA ATPase; translated protein: MTLGRTRAVGLLGLRGFLVDVEVDVSSGLPAFQVSGNPDRACAQSSDRVRAAATNSEHPLAQRRVTVNLSPASVPKCGSGFDLAICVAALVASGTVDQQVVAEVVHIGELGLDGSVRPVRGVMPLVLEAARAGVRHVVVPVANAAEARLVTGVAVHPVAHLSELVHRYEVLKVGGRPRPVDEPLGAVQHEVVAPDLVDVTGQLEGRHALEVAAAGGHHLYLVGPPGAGKTMLAERLPGLLPLLDDEQAMEVTAVASVLGTLGAPTRLQRRPPFVAPHHGASMTSLVGGGSRAQIIPGAVTSAHHGVLFMDEAPEFRRDVLQSLRQPLESGTVTVTRLGGLHRFPCRFQLVLAANPCPCGMGSGKGERCRCSPISRVSYGSRLRGPLLDRIDISVHVPAVSRAALALEPGESTAVVAARVAGARAVAAGRWTGTGARLNAHVPAPVLRERRFRLTAHVTRDLDRALDRGTFTMRAYDRCLRLAWTIADLRGADVPGADDVGQAIGMKNDDREVAA